In Nocardioides cavernae, a single genomic region encodes these proteins:
- a CDS encoding virulence factor, translated as MAEYQVTRWRDLPSMVAARADEKTVKSELAPRFQEAIDEAAMRLGDTGADDYLAGWQRSPWTEADGAPGEVLDRVIAELHAEWPAARIADYLDELGR; from the coding sequence ATGGCGGAGTACCAGGTGACCCGGTGGCGCGACCTTCCGTCGATGGTTGCGGCACGGGCGGACGAGAAGACGGTGAAGTCGGAGCTCGCACCGCGGTTCCAGGAGGCGATCGACGAGGCTGCGATGCGGCTTGGTGACACCGGGGCCGATGACTACCTGGCGGGCTGGCAGCGATCTCCTTGGACCGAGGCCGACGGTGCGCCGGGCGAGGTGCTCGACCGAGTCATCGCCGAGCTCCACGCGGAGTGGCCGGCCGCCAGGATCGCCGACTACCTCGACGAGCTGGGCAGGTGA